Proteins encoded in a region of the Rhodopirellula halodulae genome:
- a CDS encoding PSD1 and planctomycete cytochrome C domain-containing protein yields the protein MFVLQMNYFNLVLRCSIVWLATGFGVPATSRAVDFGADIQPILNEHCLACHGGVKQAGDLSFIHRDSALSVIEPGDVDGSYMIDRIVSEDEDEVMPPPEHGAPLSEKKIALLKEWIQEGAQWKQAWGYEPPVAPEIPQIENPDACRQTIDHFVRKELQEKGVEPAKDAPPHQWLRRVTLDLTGVPPTLQEVREFEADANSSGDAAYADKVDQLLQTPGYGERWASVWLDQIRYADSRGLGLDGRRNAWKYRDWVIDALNDDMPFDEFTIKQIAGDLLPDPDVRDLLATTASRLTQTNEEGGTDDEEFRVSAVLDRVSTVWQTWQGITFGCVQCHSHPYDPIEHDEFYEFMAFFNNTVDCDLNGEDPLLSVPLDPKDEARATQLDRKLRPLRQQVWQQEYDAVSDASLQWTHIESLKASATKQTKVDVEQREGRTEFFTIDTLSNGTTVSLDCELPESTDQLTAIRTTFLPRDPKTALADSEWGFVLSHLKAVVVDSEGNEQELEFSHVIADEPQPLKNPRSSMDSKNSDGFAAYSRIHHARVAVFLLKDAAKVTPGSRLKLDMSCRVQALGAFPLVVRRGSVDVCSDPAAMQVWTDERFASKRDELSKLSGERRSIKSVRIPIMRERPDHLARPSHVFIRGLFLTKDKQVQPDVPAAMPPLSGEGPYDRMDLAKWLVDPSNPLTARVTVNRIWARLFGLGLVPTEEDFGSSGERPTHPELLDHLALKFQNELGWSWKQLIRSIVLSSTYRQDSTIDPDSEFIDEQNRWLARGPRFRMPAEMVRDQALFVSGLLSPDVHGAPVHPPIPDGVWKPFHGGDKWSTPEVGHPDRYRRSIYTYTKRSIPYPMFAAFDAPSREFCTPRRLRSNTPLQALTTLNDTTFVECTQALAKRIQKLDGSVGDQLCEGFELVTSRKPTDAERRILVTLHEQASQTKQESDAEQGLAAYEAVASALLNLDEIMSK from the coding sequence GTGTTCGTTCTGCAAATGAACTATTTCAATCTCGTCCTGCGTTGCAGCATCGTTTGGCTTGCAACCGGTTTCGGCGTTCCGGCAACCTCCCGCGCGGTTGATTTTGGAGCCGATATTCAACCGATCCTCAACGAACACTGCCTTGCTTGTCATGGCGGGGTGAAACAGGCCGGCGACTTGTCGTTCATCCATCGCGACAGTGCACTGTCCGTGATTGAACCCGGCGACGTCGACGGGTCGTACATGATCGATCGGATTGTGTCTGAGGACGAAGATGAAGTGATGCCACCGCCGGAACATGGGGCACCACTCAGCGAGAAAAAGATCGCTCTCTTGAAAGAATGGATCCAGGAAGGTGCTCAATGGAAACAAGCCTGGGGCTATGAACCACCGGTTGCCCCGGAGATTCCGCAAATCGAAAATCCAGACGCGTGCCGACAAACGATCGATCATTTCGTACGCAAGGAACTGCAAGAAAAAGGCGTTGAGCCAGCGAAAGACGCCCCGCCTCACCAATGGCTGCGTCGGGTGACGTTGGACCTGACCGGCGTGCCGCCCACGTTGCAAGAAGTTCGCGAATTCGAGGCGGATGCAAACTCCAGCGGTGATGCGGCCTATGCCGACAAAGTCGATCAGTTGCTTCAGACACCCGGCTATGGCGAACGATGGGCATCGGTATGGTTGGATCAAATTCGCTATGCCGATAGCCGCGGACTCGGGCTGGATGGCCGTCGCAATGCCTGGAAATATCGGGACTGGGTCATCGACGCACTCAACGATGACATGCCGTTTGATGAGTTCACGATCAAACAGATCGCGGGTGACCTACTGCCCGATCCCGATGTCCGTGACCTGCTGGCCACCACCGCCAGTCGACTGACGCAAACCAACGAAGAAGGCGGTACCGACGACGAAGAGTTTCGCGTGAGTGCGGTGTTGGATCGAGTCAGCACGGTTTGGCAGACATGGCAAGGCATCACGTTCGGTTGCGTGCAGTGTCACAGCCATCCTTACGATCCAATCGAGCACGATGAGTTCTATGAATTCATGGCGTTCTTCAACAACACCGTCGACTGCGATCTCAACGGCGAGGATCCGTTGCTGTCTGTCCCGCTGGATCCGAAGGATGAAGCACGTGCGACGCAGCTCGACCGAAAACTTCGCCCGTTGCGTCAACAGGTATGGCAGCAGGAGTACGACGCCGTCAGCGATGCGTCGCTGCAGTGGACTCACATCGAATCCTTGAAGGCATCGGCGACGAAGCAGACCAAGGTCGACGTCGAGCAACGCGAAGGACGCACTGAGTTCTTCACCATCGACACGCTTTCCAATGGCACCACGGTCTCACTGGACTGCGAGTTACCGGAATCCACCGACCAACTCACCGCGATCCGAACCACTTTCCTTCCACGTGATCCCAAGACTGCCTTGGCCGATTCCGAATGGGGCTTCGTGCTCTCCCATCTCAAAGCGGTTGTGGTGGATTCGGAAGGCAATGAACAGGAGCTGGAGTTCTCGCATGTGATCGCGGACGAACCTCAACCGCTGAAGAACCCTCGCTCGAGCATGGATTCCAAGAACAGCGATGGATTTGCGGCCTACAGCCGAATTCATCATGCCCGCGTCGCGGTGTTCTTGTTGAAAGACGCGGCGAAGGTAACTCCCGGTTCGCGTCTGAAGCTCGACATGAGTTGCCGTGTCCAAGCCCTGGGTGCTTTCCCGTTGGTGGTGCGTCGCGGCAGCGTGGATGTTTGCTCGGATCCGGCGGCGATGCAGGTTTGGACGGATGAGCGTTTCGCTTCCAAACGAGACGAGTTGTCCAAGCTTTCTGGCGAGCGTCGATCCATCAAGTCCGTTCGCATCCCGATCATGCGAGAACGCCCGGACCATCTGGCTCGCCCGAGTCATGTGTTCATCCGAGGACTGTTCCTGACGAAAGACAAACAGGTGCAACCCGATGTCCCCGCGGCCATGCCGCCATTGTCTGGTGAAGGTCCATACGATCGCATGGACTTGGCAAAGTGGTTGGTCGACCCGAGTAATCCACTCACGGCTCGAGTGACCGTGAACCGAATCTGGGCTCGTCTGTTTGGGCTGGGATTGGTTCCCACCGAAGAAGACTTTGGCTCCAGTGGCGAGCGTCCGACTCATCCGGAATTGCTCGATCACTTGGCATTGAAATTCCAAAATGAGCTCGGGTGGAGTTGGAAGCAACTGATTCGCTCCATTGTGCTGTCCAGCACCTATCGACAAGACTCAACGATCGATCCCGATTCCGAGTTCATCGACGAGCAAAACCGATGGTTGGCCCGAGGCCCGCGTTTCCGGATGCCAGCCGAAATGGTTCGCGACCAGGCCTTGTTCGTGTCCGGTTTGCTCTCGCCGGACGTGCACGGTGCTCCGGTTCATCCACCGATCCCCGATGGTGTGTGGAAACCGTTCCACGGTGGCGACAAATGGAGCACGCCCGAAGTGGGACATCCCGATCGTTACCGCCGTTCGATCTACACCTACACCAAACGCAGCATTCCTTACCCGATGTTTGCTGCCTTCGACGCGCCCTCTCGCGAATTTTGCACACCACGTCGTTTGCGGTCCAACACTCCCTTGCAGGCACTGACCACGCTCAATGACACGACATTTGTGGAGTGCACTCAAGCGTTGGCGAAACGGATCCAAAAGCTGGACGGTTCAGTAGGCGACCAACTTTGCGAAGGCTTTGAATTGGTCACGTCGCGCAAACCGACCGATGCGGAACGAAGAATCTTGGTGACCTTGCACGAACAAGCCAGCCAAACCAAACAAGAATCCGATGCCGAGCAAGGCTTGGCCGCATACGAAGCTGTTGCCTCGGCATTGCTGAACCTCGACGAAATCATGAGCAAATAA
- a CDS encoding MBL fold metallo-hydrolase → MTASESANSDSYETNPPSSDITPEVIFLGTGTSVGVPAIGCECDVCQSTDPRNNRTRCAILIRLPEGNLLIDTPPDLRTQLLREKIGLVHAVVFTHEHADHIYGLDDLRLFPFRLQRPVPLYCREEVESRIRTSYDYAFSTRTQTHAGSRPQLQIHSINNDDSFEVLGVQMTPVPLKHGPHFDVLGFRMGDFAYCTDTNHIPESSMERLRGLDTLVLDALRFTPHPTHFNIDEALEVIDQLQPRQAFLTHLGHDIDHGPVEASLPDHVHLAHDGLRLSMPSIS, encoded by the coding sequence ATGACCGCCTCTGAATCTGCCAACTCCGATTCCTACGAAACCAATCCACCGTCCTCGGACATCACCCCTGAAGTGATCTTTCTGGGGACCGGGACCAGCGTGGGTGTGCCGGCGATTGGTTGCGAATGCGATGTCTGTCAAAGCACTGACCCACGTAACAACCGAACACGGTGTGCGATTCTGATCCGTTTGCCCGAAGGCAATTTGTTGATCGACACGCCACCCGATTTGCGAACGCAACTGCTGCGAGAAAAAATCGGCTTGGTTCATGCCGTAGTGTTCACGCACGAACACGCTGACCACATCTACGGGCTGGATGACCTGCGGTTGTTTCCATTTCGCTTGCAGCGTCCTGTTCCGTTGTATTGCCGCGAAGAGGTGGAATCTCGGATTCGCACATCCTACGACTACGCCTTCTCAACACGAACTCAAACACACGCGGGTTCGCGACCGCAGCTGCAGATCCACTCCATCAACAACGACGATTCGTTCGAGGTGCTTGGCGTTCAAATGACCCCCGTTCCGTTGAAGCACGGCCCGCACTTTGATGTGCTGGGGTTTCGGATGGGTGACTTTGCTTACTGCACGGACACGAACCACATCCCGGAATCGTCGATGGAACGCTTGCGTGGTCTCGACACGCTGGTCTTGGACGCGTTGCGCTTCACACCCCACCCCACTCACTTCAACATCGACGAAGCCCTCGAAGTGATTGACCAGCTTCAACCTCGCCAAGCCTTCCTGACTCACCTGGGTCACGACATCGATCACGGTCCGGTGGAAGCCTCCTTGCCGGACCACGTCCACCTCGCCCATGACGGACTGCGTCTGTCGATGCCATCCATCTCGTAG
- a CDS encoding NRDE family protein, which translates to MCLLAVQYRLVPESPILVAANREEYVDRPSQTPSIQSGKPRVLCGIDQKAGGTWLGVNQNGLFVGLTNRATATPLFGQRSRGQLAMDLLRCTSSRRALEKAHAEFAKNRYEGCNIILADAKAGFAIHADERQEVVELQEGLNIIGARNLNDPEDGRVQLARRLLTLQTLDSPVKFLAVASKVFARSPVGPGRPSMVVRNGDYATVSSTLIALGVKPRDAIYQFSSGAPDETKYEDYSPMLRDILSRGLREARTKAKVGS; encoded by the coding sequence ATGTGCTTGCTTGCTGTTCAGTACCGTTTGGTTCCCGAAAGTCCGATCCTCGTTGCGGCCAACCGCGAAGAGTATGTCGACCGCCCGAGCCAAACGCCGTCCATCCAATCCGGTAAACCTCGCGTGTTGTGCGGGATTGACCAAAAGGCCGGTGGAACTTGGTTGGGGGTGAATCAAAATGGTTTATTTGTTGGCCTGACCAACCGTGCCACCGCGACGCCGTTGTTCGGTCAACGGTCTCGCGGCCAATTGGCGATGGACTTGTTGCGATGCACCTCTTCGCGACGTGCTTTGGAAAAGGCTCACGCCGAGTTCGCCAAAAACCGCTACGAAGGCTGCAATATCATCTTGGCCGATGCCAAGGCGGGTTTTGCGATTCACGCCGATGAGCGTCAGGAAGTGGTCGAACTACAAGAAGGTTTGAACATCATCGGTGCTCGCAATCTGAACGATCCAGAAGACGGACGCGTTCAGTTGGCTCGCCGCCTGCTGACCCTTCAGACGCTCGATTCGCCGGTCAAGTTCCTGGCCGTCGCCAGCAAAGTTTTCGCCCGTTCGCCGGTCGGTCCCGGTCGCCCCAGCATGGTTGTTCGCAATGGCGACTACGCCACGGTCAGCAGCACGTTGATCGCCTTGGGTGTGAAGCCTCGGGACGCGATCTATCAGTTCAGCAGCGGAGCCCCAGACGAAACCAAGTACGAGGATTACTCGCCCATGCTGCGTGACATCCTCAGCCGCGGCCTCCGGGAAGCCCGCACCAAAGCCAAAGTCGGATCTTGA
- a CDS encoding DUF485 domain-containing protein, translating into MSDHDPALSAHAPDSSVDSASQTVTSASAPKASRLGLVLFVVYLLLYGGFVLLNAFDAETMETIVFAGLNLAIVYGFGLILVAIGMSLIYGLKTVDEAAATEASE; encoded by the coding sequence TTGTCCGATCACGACCCCGCCTTGTCCGCCCACGCCCCTGATTCGTCTGTCGACTCCGCGTCACAAACCGTGACTTCCGCCTCCGCCCCGAAAGCCTCCCGGTTGGGGTTGGTTCTGTTTGTGGTTTACCTGCTGCTCTACGGCGGGTTCGTCTTGCTCAATGCGTTTGACGCCGAGACGATGGAAACGATCGTCTTCGCAGGCCTGAACTTGGCGATCGTGTATGGCTTTGGCTTGATCTTGGTAGCAATCGGAATGTCGTTGATCTACGGGCTGAAAACCGTGGACGAAGCTGCTGCGACGGAGGCATCCGAATGA
- a CDS encoding DUF1501 domain-containing protein, whose amino-acid sequence MHRETISQTLFRQSLLQTSRRHFLTESAAGLGAIYLATEGAANAVHASSETPQGFAPQHEATNPLSPLAPPKPAKVKRVIYLHMVGAPSQLELFDYKPDLKALDGKECPQSFLEGKRFAFINGTPRMLGPQYDFQQHGESGAWVSELMPNVAKQVDELCFLKTVKTDQFNHGPAQLMVHTGAAPMGSPSIGSWVTYGLGSENEDLPGFIVLLSGGRLPRVGKALWSSGFLPSVYQGVQCRSKGDPVLNVANPEGVSRQERRQVLDALAALNQESLKQYGDPETVTRIAQYEMAYRMQAAAPEAMDLSRESAETLQAYGAEPGKESFANNCLLARRLVEQGVRFVQLFDWGWDTHGSNRSESLEHGLPDKCKQTDQPIAALLADLKQRGMLEDTLVVWGGEFGRTPMRENRGGTTMAFHGRDHSPEAFTMWMAGGGVKAGMTYGETDPVGYTAATESVHLRDFHATMLHLLGFNHETMIYPFKGLNQRLTGVKESRVIEEILA is encoded by the coding sequence ATGCATCGCGAAACGATCTCTCAAACCCTTTTTCGTCAGTCCTTGCTGCAAACTAGCCGTCGGCACTTTTTGACCGAGTCGGCGGCGGGACTGGGGGCCATTTACTTGGCTACCGAGGGTGCGGCGAATGCTGTTCATGCAAGCTCCGAAACACCTCAAGGCTTTGCACCGCAACACGAAGCCACCAATCCACTCAGTCCCTTGGCACCACCCAAACCAGCCAAGGTGAAGCGGGTAATCTACTTGCACATGGTCGGTGCACCCAGCCAACTGGAGTTGTTCGACTACAAACCCGACCTGAAGGCACTCGATGGCAAAGAGTGCCCGCAATCGTTCCTGGAAGGCAAACGCTTCGCCTTCATCAATGGCACGCCACGCATGCTGGGCCCACAGTATGACTTCCAGCAACATGGTGAATCCGGAGCTTGGGTCTCTGAGTTGATGCCCAATGTGGCGAAACAAGTGGACGAACTGTGCTTTCTGAAAACGGTCAAGACAGATCAGTTCAACCATGGTCCGGCGCAGTTGATGGTCCACACCGGAGCCGCACCGATGGGATCGCCTTCCATCGGTTCTTGGGTCACCTACGGACTGGGCAGCGAGAACGAAGACCTGCCGGGCTTCATCGTTTTGCTTTCCGGCGGCCGCCTGCCTCGGGTTGGCAAAGCGTTGTGGAGTTCGGGTTTTCTGCCATCGGTCTATCAAGGTGTGCAGTGTCGATCCAAAGGCGATCCGGTTTTGAACGTCGCCAACCCGGAAGGCGTTTCCCGACAGGAACGCCGGCAAGTCTTGGACGCCTTGGCCGCGTTGAACCAGGAATCATTGAAACAGTACGGCGATCCTGAAACCGTCACTCGTATCGCCCAATACGAAATGGCTTACCGGATGCAAGCCGCGGCTCCCGAAGCCATGGACCTGTCGCGAGAGAGTGCCGAAACGCTGCAGGCCTACGGCGCGGAACCGGGCAAGGAATCCTTCGCCAACAACTGCCTGCTGGCTCGTCGTTTGGTCGAACAAGGCGTGCGGTTTGTGCAACTGTTCGATTGGGGATGGGACACCCACGGTTCCAACCGCAGCGAGTCATTGGAGCACGGTTTGCCGGACAAGTGCAAACAAACGGACCAACCCATCGCGGCATTGCTGGCCGATCTGAAACAACGTGGGATGTTGGAAGACACCTTGGTAGTTTGGGGCGGTGAATTTGGACGCACGCCAATGCGTGAAAACCGAGGCGGAACAACCATGGCATTCCACGGTCGCGACCACAGCCCCGAGGCATTCACGATGTGGATGGCGGGAGGCGGAGTCAAAGCCGGAATGACGTACGGCGAGACGGACCCGGTCGGCTACACCGCGGCCACCGAATCCGTGCACCTGAGAGACTTCCACGCAACGATGCTCCACCTGCTCGGTTTCAACCACGAGACCATGATCTACCCTTTCAAAGGCCTCAACCAACGCCTCACGGGAGTCAAAGAGAGCCGGGTCATCGAGGAAATTTTGGCTTAG
- a CDS encoding sugar phosphate isomerase/epimerase family protein — protein MKYGMNLLLWSGEVTEEMLPVCEQLKAIGYDSVELPMFNLDLDYAAIGKRLDEMGLGRTAVTIRGEEDNPISCDPAVRAKGVELNKKTLDCCAAAGVEILVGPYHSAIGLFSGSGPTEDEWKWGVESMRATAEYAETVGVKLGVEALNRFECYLLNCHGDSARFAREVDHPSCGIMYDTFHSNIEEKSITEAIQAGGDKLFHIHISENDRSTPGKGGVNWKENFDAIVKSGYDGYLTIEAFGLALPEIAAATKIWRKMFKDEITLATEGLEFMKAELAARGA, from the coding sequence ATGAAGTACGGCATGAACCTGCTGTTGTGGTCCGGCGAAGTCACCGAGGAAATGTTGCCGGTCTGCGAGCAACTCAAAGCGATCGGTTACGACAGCGTCGAACTGCCGATGTTCAATCTCGATTTGGACTACGCCGCGATCGGCAAGCGATTGGACGAAATGGGACTCGGACGGACCGCGGTGACCATTCGTGGCGAAGAAGACAACCCGATCTCGTGCGACCCGGCCGTCCGTGCCAAAGGCGTCGAACTCAACAAGAAGACACTTGATTGCTGTGCCGCCGCGGGTGTGGAAATCTTGGTCGGCCCGTATCACTCCGCGATCGGATTGTTCAGTGGATCGGGCCCCACCGAAGACGAATGGAAGTGGGGCGTCGAGTCCATGCGTGCCACCGCCGAGTATGCCGAGACCGTTGGTGTCAAACTTGGTGTTGAAGCCTTGAATCGATTCGAGTGCTACCTTCTGAATTGCCATGGTGACTCGGCACGATTCGCCCGCGAAGTGGATCACCCGTCGTGCGGCATCATGTACGACACCTTCCACAGCAACATCGAAGAGAAGTCGATCACCGAAGCCATCCAAGCCGGCGGGGACAAGCTCTTCCACATTCACATCAGCGAAAACGATCGCAGCACGCCCGGAAAAGGCGGCGTGAACTGGAAGGAAAACTTCGACGCGATCGTGAAATCTGGATACGACGGCTACCTGACCATCGAAGCTTTCGGATTGGCTCTGCCCGAGATTGCCGCCGCGACGAAGATCTGGCGGAAGATGTTCAAGGACGAAATCACGCTGGCAACCGAGGGGCTGGAGTTCATGAAAGCCGAACTCGCCGCCCGCGGAGCCTGA
- a CDS encoding CAP domain-containing protein: MSRLFETVGLSETTLLPQLAQGSMPRLSLPHLPLWLAAMGCCIGWSLATPTESHAANGRVVYSGAMPTGAGCVNCARNRSGNQNVVTHSSVPSSAVSSSAIPSSQMPSSQMPSSTVHNPVVHSSTVHNPTVHGSNLVGSNIVVDGKIISSSQPTIHSSQPMTSSNVIHSAPVQANRVSYAAPSHHGGPVSNVLSTLNAQRSRQGLRSLAYDPQLQAVAQRRAQQMAASGLKTHPSGSFAPGRYEGVGWSSSYSPRGVSACYTSDPNMRVAGAAMARGRDGVYFCVVYR; the protein is encoded by the coding sequence ATGTCTCGTTTGTTTGAAACGGTCGGTTTGTCAGAAACAACCTTGTTGCCCCAGTTGGCTCAAGGTTCCATGCCACGTTTGTCGCTGCCACACCTGCCTCTTTGGTTGGCCGCGATGGGTTGCTGCATCGGTTGGTCCCTCGCCACGCCCACCGAATCTCACGCAGCTAACGGCCGAGTGGTCTATAGCGGAGCCATGCCCACCGGGGCCGGTTGCGTCAACTGTGCCCGCAATCGTAGCGGCAACCAAAACGTGGTGACTCATTCGAGTGTGCCATCATCCGCGGTGTCCAGCTCGGCAATTCCCAGCTCGCAGATGCCCAGCTCGCAGATGCCCAGCTCAACGGTTCACAACCCGGTCGTGCACAGTTCGACGGTACACAATCCAACCGTGCATGGGTCCAACCTGGTCGGCTCGAACATCGTGGTCGATGGGAAGATCATCTCGTCAAGCCAGCCCACCATCCATTCGAGCCAGCCGATGACGAGTTCAAATGTCATTCATTCGGCACCCGTGCAGGCCAATCGCGTGTCTTATGCGGCTCCGAGCCATCATGGCGGTCCCGTTTCGAACGTCTTGTCGACTTTGAACGCACAACGGTCTCGACAAGGACTACGGTCGCTTGCGTATGATCCGCAACTGCAAGCGGTCGCGCAGCGTCGAGCCCAGCAGATGGCAGCCTCGGGTTTGAAAACGCATCCATCGGGATCGTTTGCTCCCGGTCGCTACGAAGGCGTCGGGTGGAGCAGTTCCTATTCGCCGCGTGGAGTCTCAGCTTGTTACACCAGCGACCCGAACATGCGAGTCGCGGGCGCCGCGATGGCTCGCGGACGAGACGGCGTTTATTTCTGCGTCGTGTATCGCTGA
- a CDS encoding DUF1559 domain-containing protein has protein sequence MLSFENRSQCPNVWASENRDSRRGFTLVELLVVIAIIGVLVGLLLPAVQAAREAARRMSCSNNFKQIGLGVHNYHAAYNQMPMHGTGATNETTDLWSLADDHGTAPAPPVGFSRHMLSYLVGILPFIEQQGMWEQISNPLTDEANRTWPAMGPAPYAVRYQAWRTDVPTYRCPSDPGRGLPTVGRTNYAACTGDATSRTQIGASRFNGGQGRWRYQDENWLVRQCRANLRGVFVPRGNTRFRDILDGTSNTIMCGEIITDLGDRDIRSAAALQNGGHGGQWGNGIMGNPKTCEDNNLIDPARPSFWLAGTTTSGGATTRGGRWADFRPLYSQFLCILPPNSEVCLGGNHGTEGITTASSRHQGGVHVLMADGAVKFITDSIEAGNSRAETVWHRNASQESSNVPGSASPYGLWGSLGTRAAKEVIDEEF, from the coding sequence ATGCTCTCTTTCGAAAACAGGAGTCAGTGCCCGAACGTTTGGGCGAGTGAGAATCGCGACTCGCGTCGTGGTTTCACCTTGGTGGAGTTGCTGGTGGTGATCGCCATCATCGGTGTCTTGGTCGGTCTGCTGTTACCGGCGGTTCAAGCCGCCCGCGAAGCGGCGCGGCGAATGAGTTGCAGCAACAACTTCAAACAGATCGGCTTGGGGGTTCACAACTATCACGCCGCTTACAACCAAATGCCGATGCACGGCACGGGGGCAACGAACGAGACCACCGACCTATGGTCACTGGCGGATGACCACGGAACCGCGCCGGCACCGCCCGTTGGTTTCAGCCGGCACATGCTGAGCTACCTGGTTGGCATTTTGCCTTTCATCGAGCAACAGGGCATGTGGGAGCAGATCTCCAACCCGTTGACGGATGAAGCCAATCGAACTTGGCCAGCCATGGGCCCCGCGCCGTATGCCGTTCGTTATCAAGCATGGCGGACCGATGTCCCAACGTACCGCTGCCCCAGTGATCCTGGCCGAGGCTTGCCAACCGTTGGACGCACGAATTACGCCGCGTGCACGGGCGACGCAACCAGTCGCACCCAAATCGGTGCATCGCGGTTCAATGGCGGTCAAGGACGCTGGCGTTACCAAGACGAAAACTGGTTGGTGCGTCAGTGCCGAGCAAACCTCCGCGGTGTGTTTGTTCCTCGCGGCAACACGCGTTTCCGCGACATCCTTGATGGGACGTCCAACACCATCATGTGCGGCGAGATCATCACTGACCTGGGTGACCGCGACATTCGCTCCGCGGCCGCACTTCAGAATGGCGGTCACGGCGGCCAGTGGGGCAACGGAATCATGGGCAACCCGAAGACTTGCGAAGACAACAACTTGATCGACCCCGCTCGCCCATCGTTTTGGCTCGCCGGGACAACGACCAGCGGTGGAGCCACCACTCGCGGCGGACGCTGGGCTGACTTCCGTCCCTTGTACTCCCAGTTCCTCTGCATTCTTCCTCCCAACAGCGAAGTCTGCTTGGGCGGGAATCACGGGACGGAGGGGATCACCACCGCCAGCAGCCGACACCAAGGCGGGGTGCACGTGTTGATGGCCGACGGTGCGGTCAAGTTCATCACGGACTCGATCGAAGCCGGCAACAGCCGTGCGGAAACCGTTTGGCACCGCAACGCCTCCCAGGAAAGCAGCAACGTTCCCGGGTCCGCCAGCCCCTATGGCTTGTGGGGTTCGCTGGGAACGCGTGCAGCGAAAGAAGTGATTGACGAGGAATTCTGA